One Kineococcus aurantiacus genomic window carries:
- the purU gene encoding formyltetrahydrofolate deformylase, whose amino-acid sequence MPSSAVLTLDCRQRPGIVNAVTSFLYRHGCDITEHQQFDDAHSGRLFSRTAFGTVSGDIDVQALAADFAPTAREFGMDATFGGDRAPRVLVMVSKMGHCLNDLVFRWRSGSLGGDLVAVVSNHEDLRPMAEAAGLPFHHVPVTPTDKAGAERALLDLVSRYDADLVVLARYMQVLSDDLCRVLRGRAINIHHSFLPGFKGAKPYHQAFDRGVKLVGATAHYVTPDLDEGPIIEQEVIRIDHTHDPKALATVGRDAEALALSRAVRWHCQQRVLLNGHSTVVFR is encoded by the coding sequence GTGCCCAGTTCCGCCGTCCTGACCCTCGACTGCCGGCAACGCCCCGGCATCGTCAACGCCGTCACCTCGTTCCTGTACCGGCACGGGTGCGACATCACCGAGCACCAGCAGTTCGACGACGCCCACAGCGGGCGGTTGTTCTCCCGCACCGCGTTCGGCACCGTGTCCGGGGACATCGACGTGCAGGCCCTGGCGGCCGACTTCGCCCCCACCGCCCGCGAGTTCGGCATGGACGCCACGTTCGGGGGCGACCGCGCCCCGAGGGTCCTGGTGATGGTCTCGAAGATGGGGCACTGCCTGAACGACCTGGTCTTCCGCTGGCGCTCGGGGAGCCTGGGCGGGGACCTCGTCGCGGTGGTCTCCAACCACGAGGACCTGCGCCCCATGGCCGAGGCGGCGGGCCTGCCGTTCCACCACGTCCCGGTGACCCCCACGGACAAGGCGGGCGCCGAACGCGCCCTGCTCGACCTCGTGTCCCGCTACGACGCGGACCTCGTGGTGCTCGCCCGCTACATGCAGGTGCTCTCCGACGACCTGTGCCGGGTGCTGCGCGGCCGGGCCATCAACATCCACCACTCGTTCCTGCCCGGGTTCAAGGGCGCCAAGCCGTACCACCAGGCGTTCGACCGGGGGGTCAAGCTCGTCGGGGCCACGGCGCACTACGTCACCCCGGACCTGGACGAGGGCCCGATCATCGAGCAGGAGGTCATCCGCATCGACCACACCCACGACCCGAAGGCCCTGGCCACCGTCGGCCGGGACGCGGAGGCGCTCGCGCTCTCGCGCGCGGTCCGGTGGCACTGCCAGCAGCGGGTCCTGCTCAACGGGCACAGCACCGTCGTCTTCCGTTGA
- a CDS encoding GcvT family protein produces MTTTPRVVIIGSGIVGANLADELTQRGWDRVTVLDQGPLPLTGGSTSHAPGLVFQTNASRTMTQLARYTVEKFKGLDVDGQWCFNQVGGLEVATTPERLADLQRKLGWAKAWGVPEAEVVSPEECAKIHPLLDPEQVLGGLHVPSDGLAKAPRAVVALVRRASARGAQFRGSQRVIAVEHAHGRVTGVRTAEGTVPADVVVSCAGFWGPQVGELVGMRVPLLPLAHQYVKTGPVPALAGRNTELMEAGMPILRHQDRDLYYREHVDRLGIGSYAHRPMPVRLEDLPGGEVTADSMPSMLPFTAEDFAPCWEDSRLLLPALRDAQVQEGFNGIFSFTPDGGSLVGESADVAGFHIAEAVWVTHSAGVAKAVAQTLVDGYSEYDLHTLDVHRFEEVQLTDDYVSETSQRNFVEIYDVLHPLQPRLSPRGLRVSPFHSRQEALGAVFLESGAWERPHWYEANAHLVQDLPAEWQPPARDAWSARFHSPIAAVEAWKTRTAVAVYDMTPLKRLEVSGPGALALLERLTTSPMDKSVGAVTYTLLLDEGGGVRSDVTVARLGEQLFQVGVNGHQDDVHLRRQAPRDGSVQVRDTTGGTACIGLWGPQARRVVEKLTTDDFSAEGLKYFRGKRATIGGVPVTALRLSYVGELGWELYTGADVAGRLWDQLFEAGREFGVVAAGRAAFNSLRLEKGYRSWGTDVTPEHDPYEAGLGFAVRSPLDSFTGGPALEGRTAEDVTRRLTCLTVDDGRSVVMGSEPVLVDGRVQGYVTSAAFGHTIGRPIAYAWLPAAASTVGTAVEIEYFGRRVEATVTAEPVVDPQMRRLRG; encoded by the coding sequence ATGACCACAACCCCTCGCGTGGTGATCATCGGCAGCGGCATCGTCGGGGCCAACCTCGCCGACGAGCTCACCCAGCGCGGCTGGGACCGCGTCACGGTCCTGGACCAGGGCCCGCTGCCGCTGACCGGCGGGTCCACCTCGCACGCGCCGGGCCTGGTGTTCCAGACCAACGCCTCCCGGACCATGACGCAGCTCGCCCGGTACACCGTCGAGAAGTTCAAGGGCCTCGACGTCGACGGGCAGTGGTGCTTCAACCAGGTCGGTGGCCTGGAGGTCGCCACCACCCCCGAGCGGCTGGCCGACCTGCAGCGCAAGCTGGGCTGGGCGAAGGCCTGGGGCGTGCCGGAGGCGGAGGTCGTCTCCCCCGAGGAGTGCGCGAAGATCCACCCCCTCCTGGACCCCGAGCAGGTCCTGGGCGGCCTGCACGTCCCCTCCGACGGCCTGGCCAAGGCGCCGCGCGCCGTCGTCGCCCTCGTGCGCCGGGCCTCGGCCCGCGGCGCGCAGTTCCGCGGCTCGCAGAGGGTGATCGCGGTCGAGCACGCCCACGGCCGGGTCACCGGGGTCCGCACCGCCGAGGGCACCGTGCCGGCCGACGTCGTCGTGTCCTGCGCCGGGTTCTGGGGACCGCAGGTGGGTGAACTCGTCGGGATGCGGGTGCCGCTGCTGCCGCTGGCCCACCAGTACGTCAAGACCGGCCCGGTCCCCGCGCTCGCCGGCCGCAACACCGAGCTCATGGAGGCCGGGATGCCGATCCTGCGCCACCAGGACAGGGACCTGTACTACCGCGAGCACGTCGACCGCCTCGGCATCGGTTCCTACGCCCACCGACCCATGCCGGTGCGGCTGGAGGACCTGCCCGGGGGGGAGGTCACCGCCGACTCCATGCCGTCGATGCTGCCGTTCACCGCGGAGGACTTCGCCCCCTGCTGGGAGGACAGCCGGCTGCTGCTCCCGGCGCTGCGGGACGCGCAGGTGCAGGAGGGTTTCAACGGCATCTTCTCCTTCACCCCCGATGGCGGGTCCCTCGTCGGGGAGTCCGCGGACGTCGCGGGGTTCCACATCGCCGAGGCCGTCTGGGTGACCCACTCGGCCGGGGTCGCCAAGGCCGTGGCGCAGACCCTCGTCGACGGGTACAGCGAGTACGACCTGCACACCCTGGACGTCCACCGCTTCGAGGAGGTGCAGCTCACCGACGACTACGTGAGCGAGACGTCGCAGCGGAACTTCGTGGAGATCTACGACGTCCTGCACCCCCTGCAGCCCCGCCTGTCCCCGCGCGGGCTGCGGGTCAGCCCCTTCCACTCCCGCCAGGAGGCCCTGGGCGCGGTGTTCCTGGAGTCCGGGGCCTGGGAGCGGCCGCACTGGTACGAGGCCAACGCCCACCTGGTGCAGGACCTGCCCGCCGAGTGGCAGCCCCCGGCCCGCGACGCGTGGTCGGCGAGGTTCCACTCCCCGATCGCCGCGGTGGAGGCGTGGAAGACGCGCACGGCCGTCGCGGTGTACGACATGACCCCCCTGAAGCGGCTGGAGGTCAGCGGCCCCGGGGCGCTCGCGCTGCTCGAACGCCTCACGACGTCCCCGATGGACAAGTCCGTCGGGGCGGTCACCTACACCCTGCTGCTGGACGAGGGCGGCGGGGTCCGCAGCGACGTCACCGTGGCCCGGCTGGGGGAGCAGCTGTTCCAGGTCGGGGTCAACGGTCACCAGGACGACGTGCACCTGCGCCGGCAGGCGCCGCGCGACGGGTCGGTCCAGGTCCGCGACACCACCGGCGGCACCGCCTGCATCGGCCTGTGGGGCCCCCAGGCGCGACGCGTGGTGGAGAAGCTGACCACGGACGACTTCAGCGCCGAGGGGCTGAAGTACTTCCGGGGCAAGCGGGCGACCATCGGCGGCGTGCCCGTCACCGCGCTGCGGCTGTCCTACGTCGGCGAGCTCGGCTGGGAGCTGTACACCGGCGCCGACGTCGCGGGCCGGCTGTGGGACCAGCTCTTCGAGGCGGGCCGGGAGTTCGGCGTCGTCGCCGCCGGGCGGGCGGCCTTCAACAGCCTGCGCCTGGAGAAGGGGTACCGGTCCTGGGGCACCGACGTGACGCCCGAGCACGACCCCTACGAGGCCGGGCTGGGGTTCGCCGTCCGCTCGCCGCTGGACTCCTTCACCGGGGGACCGGCGCTGGAGGGCCGCACCGCGGAGGACGTCACCCGCCGGCTCACCTGCCTCACCGTCGACGACGGCCGCAGCGTGGTGATGGGGTCCGAACCGGTCCTCGTCGACGGCCGGGTGCAGGGCTACGTCACCAGCGCCGCCTTCGGGCACACCATCGGCAGGCCCATCGCCTACGCCTGGCTGCCGGCCGCCGCGAGCACCGTCGGCACGGCGGTCGAGATCGAGTACTTCGGGCGCCGCGTCGAGGCGACCGTCACCGCCGAACCCGTCGTCGACCCGCAGATGCGGCGCCTGCGCGGCTGA
- a CDS encoding sarcosine oxidase subunit delta family protein, translated as MQLIECPWCGPREEVEFHYGGQAHVAYPPDPAALSDEQWAQYLFFRDNPRGLLAERWQHGAGCRRWFNAVRDTVTYQFKTVYAPGSADPLATPGPTTPTGALNP; from the coding sequence GTGCAACTCATCGAGTGCCCGTGGTGCGGCCCCCGCGAGGAGGTCGAGTTCCACTACGGCGGCCAGGCCCACGTGGCCTACCCGCCGGACCCGGCCGCCCTGTCCGACGAGCAGTGGGCGCAGTACCTCTTCTTCCGCGACAACCCGCGGGGACTGCTGGCCGAGCGCTGGCAGCACGGCGCCGGGTGCCGCCGCTGGTTCAACGCGGTGCGCGACACGGTGACCTACCAGTTCAAGACCGTCTACGCCCCCGGGAGCGCCGACCCCCTGGCCACCCCGGGCCCCACGACCCCGACCGGAGCGCTGAACCCGTGA
- a CDS encoding BCCT family transporter, with the protein MVIEPGADEKRSTLPLDKPVLFVSVAVVAVLLVVGIAIPERLASGSGSLLTWITTNLGWAFVVGATGFVAFALVLAFGPTGRIRLGRDDERPEHSRASWVAMMFSAGMGIGLMFYGVTEPVTHLMTPPEAGVEAGTEAAADTAMSYTLFHWGLHPWAVYAVVGLALAHSGYRKGRTGGFSAVFAPLLRGPRAHGAARAIDVLAIFATIFGSAVSLGLGAAQINGGLTEVFGAGSGSGWQVGIIAVLTLCFVISAVSGIEKGIKLLSNTNMVLAGLLLLFLFVVGPTVFVLNLMPNAAGDYLNSLPHMSLRTGVYGGGDWLAGWTIFYWAWWISWTPFVGAFLAKISRGRTIREFVGGVMLIPTLVSVVWFSVFGGTAIHEQLTGALDVLAGDSQEAQMFNLLAQFPWAGVTSVLVVVLVAVFFVSGADAASIVMASLSSHGDDEPRHWLTAVWGALTGAVAIVLLLAGGLQALQNVTIIAATPFLVVMVFMCVALVKDLRSDRLVRPVDPRPVAEFRDPVTAVDLTGTDRKVEVPAGD; encoded by the coding sequence ATGGTGATCGAACCAGGGGCCGACGAGAAGCGCTCCACGCTCCCCCTCGACAAACCCGTCCTGTTCGTGTCCGTCGCCGTCGTGGCCGTGCTGCTCGTGGTGGGCATCGCGATCCCCGAGCGACTGGCCTCCGGCAGCGGATCGCTGCTGACCTGGATCACGACCAACCTCGGCTGGGCGTTCGTGGTCGGGGCCACCGGCTTCGTGGCCTTCGCCCTGGTCCTGGCCTTCGGCCCGACCGGCAGGATCCGCCTGGGCCGCGACGACGAGCGGCCGGAGCACTCCCGGGCGTCGTGGGTCGCGATGATGTTCTCCGCCGGCATGGGCATCGGGTTGATGTTCTACGGCGTCACCGAACCGGTCACGCACCTCATGACCCCGCCCGAGGCGGGCGTCGAGGCCGGCACCGAGGCCGCGGCCGACACCGCCATGAGCTACACGCTGTTCCACTGGGGTCTGCACCCGTGGGCCGTGTACGCCGTCGTGGGTCTCGCACTGGCCCACTCGGGGTACCGCAAGGGCCGGACCGGCGGGTTCTCCGCGGTGTTCGCGCCCCTGCTGCGCGGGCCCCGCGCCCACGGCGCCGCCCGGGCGATCGACGTCCTCGCGATCTTCGCGACGATCTTCGGGTCCGCCGTCAGCCTGGGCCTGGGCGCGGCCCAGATCAACGGCGGGTTGACGGAGGTCTTCGGCGCCGGCAGCGGCTCGGGCTGGCAGGTCGGCATCATCGCCGTGCTGACCCTGTGCTTCGTGATCAGCGCCGTGAGCGGCATCGAGAAGGGGATCAAGCTCCTCTCCAACACGAACATGGTGCTGGCCGGGCTCCTCCTGCTCTTCCTCTTCGTCGTCGGCCCGACGGTCTTCGTCCTGAACCTCATGCCGAACGCGGCCGGTGACTACCTCAACAGCCTGCCGCACATGTCGCTGCGCACCGGCGTCTACGGCGGGGGCGACTGGCTGGCCGGCTGGACGATCTTCTACTGGGCCTGGTGGATCTCCTGGACGCCCTTCGTCGGCGCGTTCCTGGCGAAGATCTCCCGCGGGCGCACGATCCGCGAGTTCGTCGGGGGCGTCATGCTCATCCCCACCCTCGTGAGCGTGGTCTGGTTCTCCGTCTTCGGCGGGACGGCCATCCACGAGCAGCTGACCGGAGCCCTGGACGTCCTCGCCGGCGACTCCCAGGAGGCCCAGATGTTCAACCTCCTCGCCCAGTTCCCCTGGGCGGGGGTGACTTCGGTCCTCGTCGTGGTCCTGGTGGCGGTCTTCTTCGTCTCCGGCGCCGACGCGGCCAGCATCGTCATGGCGTCCCTGTCCAGCCACGGCGACGACGAACCGCGCCACTGGCTCACGGCCGTGTGGGGAGCGCTCACCGGGGCGGTGGCGATCGTGCTGCTCCTCGCCGGGGGTCTGCAGGCCCTCCAGAACGTCACGATCATCGCCGCGACCCCGTTCCTGGTCGTCATGGTGTTCATGTGCGTGGCGCTGGTGAAGGACCTCCGCTCCGACCGCCTGGTGCGGCCGGTCGACCCCCGGCCCGTCGCGGAGTTCCGCGACCCGGTCACCGCGGTGGACCTCACCGGCACCGACCGCAAGGTCGAGGTCCCCGCGGGCGACTGA
- a CDS encoding FAD-dependent oxidoreductase, with protein MTPTTPGAGTRPGFRTGTGGRVDRSRTITFTFEGRTHEGHPGDTLASALLAGGRHQVGTSIKLGRPRGIGAAWAEDPGGLVQVEEPFPEPMLLASTLELFDGLSAHGLPGQGRLAEVADTARYDSRHLHVDVLVVGAGPAGLQAALTAARAGARVALVDEQSEAGGTLLGSTDVLGGAPALEWVAGAVAELRAHPDVTHLQRTTAFGVYDDGFVLAVERRTDHLGTAAPQNLSRQRVWRVRAEHVVVATGAHERPVVFTDNDRPGTMLAGAARTYLHRYGVLAGTRAVVFTTNDSAYAAAVDLADAGVEVAAVVEVRPTVPSRWAGELTRRGIPVRTGSVVTGTRGEERVSAALVAPLEAPAAPTETLDCDLLLVSGGWNPAVHLFSQARGRLRFDAALGAFVPAEAVRGMTVTGSAAGTFDLAAVLTGAHEAAGAVLSSLGLDPGRLATPPVATFGPTGDAPALLWRVEGPPERQFVDVQRDATVADIARAVGAGLRSPEHVKRYTTIGTAHDQGKTSGIVAAGVLGELLGRGPEAVGTTTFRPPYTPVAFATLAGQDRGRLFDPERTTAVHDWHVQHGAVFEDVGQWKRPRYYPRPGEDLEAAVLRECAAVRTGVGIMDGSTLGKIDVQGPDAGEFLDRLYTNVMSSLPVGRIRYGVMCAADGMVLDDGTVLRIAQDRYTVTTTTGGAAKVLDWMEEWLQTEWPHLRVHLASVTEQWAAFPVAGPASRALVGAVFPDVDVSNEAFPFMTWQDTTLGGVPVRLARISFSGELAWEVHVNAWFATAVWERLVAAGREHGLTPYGTETMHVLRAEKGYPIIGQDTDGTVTPQDLGMSWVVSKKKPDFVGKRSFARADNQRPDRKQLVGLLPVDRDTVLPEGSQLIAFQDDGRLPPPPVPMLGHVTSSYRSAFLERPFALALLAGGASRHGQTLHVPVGDRLVAVEVTGPVLVDPEGARRDG; from the coding sequence GTGACCCCCACCACCCCTGGCGCCGGCACGCGCCCCGGGTTCCGCACCGGGACCGGTGGGCGCGTCGACCGCTCCCGCACGATCACCTTCACCTTCGAGGGCCGGACCCACGAGGGCCACCCCGGTGACACCCTCGCCTCGGCGCTGCTGGCCGGCGGCCGGCACCAGGTCGGCACCAGCATCAAGCTGGGCCGGCCCCGCGGGATCGGCGCCGCCTGGGCCGAGGACCCCGGCGGCCTGGTCCAGGTCGAGGAACCCTTCCCCGAGCCCATGCTGCTGGCCAGCACCCTGGAGCTGTTCGACGGGCTGTCCGCCCACGGCCTGCCGGGCCAGGGCCGGCTCGCCGAGGTCGCCGACACCGCCCGCTACGACTCCCGGCACCTGCACGTCGACGTCCTCGTCGTCGGGGCCGGTCCGGCCGGTCTGCAGGCCGCGCTCACCGCGGCCCGCGCCGGGGCCCGGGTGGCCCTCGTCGACGAGCAGTCCGAGGCCGGGGGGACGCTGCTGGGTTCCACCGACGTCCTCGGCGGCGCCCCGGCGCTGGAGTGGGTCGCCGGGGCCGTCGCCGAACTGCGCGCGCACCCCGACGTCACCCACCTGCAGCGGACCACGGCCTTCGGCGTCTACGACGACGGTTTCGTCCTGGCCGTCGAGCGTCGCACCGACCACCTGGGCACCGCGGCGCCGCAGAACCTCTCGCGCCAGCGGGTGTGGCGCGTGCGCGCCGAGCACGTCGTCGTCGCGACCGGCGCGCACGAACGTCCCGTCGTGTTCACCGACAACGACCGCCCCGGCACGATGCTGGCCGGTGCGGCGCGCACCTACCTGCACCGCTACGGCGTCCTCGCCGGGACCCGCGCGGTGGTGTTCACCACCAACGACAGCGCCTACGCCGCCGCCGTCGACCTCGCCGACGCCGGCGTCGAGGTCGCCGCGGTCGTCGAGGTCCGCCCGACGGTGCCCTCCCGGTGGGCCGGCGAGCTGACCCGCCGCGGCATCCCCGTGCGCACCGGCTCCGTCGTGACCGGGACCCGGGGCGAGGAGAGGGTGAGCGCAGCCCTCGTCGCCCCGCTGGAGGCCCCCGCGGCCCCCACCGAGACGCTGGACTGCGACCTGCTGCTGGTCAGCGGCGGCTGGAACCCGGCCGTCCACCTGTTCAGCCAGGCCCGCGGCCGGTTGCGCTTCGACGCCGCCCTGGGCGCCTTCGTGCCGGCGGAGGCGGTCCGCGGCATGACCGTCACCGGTTCCGCCGCCGGCACCTTCGACCTCGCCGCGGTGCTGACCGGCGCGCACGAGGCGGCCGGCGCCGTCCTGTCCAGCCTCGGCCTGGACCCCGGCCGCCTCGCGACGCCGCCGGTGGCCACCTTCGGACCCACCGGCGACGCCCCGGCACTGCTGTGGCGGGTGGAGGGGCCGCCGGAGCGGCAGTTCGTCGACGTCCAACGCGACGCGACCGTCGCCGACATCGCCCGTGCCGTCGGCGCGGGGCTGCGCTCGCCCGAGCACGTCAAGCGGTACACGACCATCGGCACCGCCCACGACCAGGGCAAGACCTCGGGCATCGTCGCCGCCGGCGTCCTCGGTGAGCTCCTGGGACGCGGCCCCGAGGCCGTGGGGACCACGACCTTCCGCCCGCCCTACACCCCCGTCGCGTTCGCGACCCTGGCCGGGCAGGACCGGGGCCGGTTGTTCGACCCCGAGCGCACCACCGCGGTGCACGACTGGCACGTCCAGCACGGCGCCGTCTTCGAGGACGTCGGGCAGTGGAAGCGTCCCCGGTACTACCCGCGGCCGGGGGAGGACCTGGAGGCGGCGGTCCTGCGCGAGTGCGCCGCCGTTCGCACCGGCGTCGGCATCATGGACGGTTCCACGCTGGGCAAGATCGACGTGCAGGGCCCGGACGCGGGGGAGTTCCTCGACCGGCTCTACACCAACGTCATGAGCTCGCTGCCGGTGGGCCGGATCCGCTACGGCGTCATGTGCGCCGCCGACGGGATGGTCCTCGACGACGGCACCGTGCTGCGCATCGCGCAGGACCGCTACACCGTCACCACCACCACCGGCGGGGCGGCGAAGGTCCTGGACTGGATGGAGGAGTGGCTGCAGACCGAGTGGCCGCACCTGCGGGTCCACCTGGCCTCGGTCACCGAGCAGTGGGCCGCGTTCCCCGTGGCGGGACCGGCGTCGCGCGCCCTCGTCGGCGCGGTGTTCCCCGACGTCGACGTCAGCAACGAGGCGTTCCCCTTCATGACGTGGCAGGACACCACCCTCGGCGGCGTCCCGGTCCGGCTGGCGCGCATCAGCTTCTCCGGCGAACTCGCGTGGGAGGTGCACGTGAACGCGTGGTTCGCGACGGCCGTCTGGGAGCGCCTGGTCGCCGCCGGCCGCGAGCACGGCCTCACCCCCTACGGCACCGAGACCATGCACGTCCTGCGCGCGGAGAAGGGCTACCCGATCATCGGGCAGGACACCGACGGCACCGTGACCCCGCAGGACCTCGGGATGTCGTGGGTGGTGTCGAAGAAGAAGCCCGACTTCGTCGGCAAGCGCTCCTTCGCCCGCGCCGACAACCAGCGCCCCGACCGCAAGCAGCTCGTCGGGCTCCTGCCGGTGGACCGGGACACCGTCCTGCCGGAGGGCTCGCAGCTCATCGCGTTCCAGGACGACGGGCGACTCCCGCCGCCGCCGGTGCCGATGCTCGGGCACGTCACGTCCAGCTACCGCAGCGCGTTCCTCGAACGGCCCTTCGCGCTCGCCCTGCTCGCCGGCGGTGCGTCCCGGCACGGGCAGACGCTCCACGTCCCGGTCGGTGACCGCCTCGTGGCCGTCGAGGTCACTGGTCCCGTCCTCGTCGACCCCGAAGGAGCGCGCCGCGATGGCTGA
- a CDS encoding sarcosine oxidase subunit beta family protein, giving the protein MSTVDAFSRDPARAVAARTPGADLPEHPDFLWRNPEPRKSYDVVVVGGGGHGLATAHYLAKNHGITNVAVLEKGWLAGGNMARNTTLIRSNYLWDESAGIYEHSLKLWEGLEEDLGYPILFSQRGVLNLAHTLQDVRDSVRRVQANRLNGIDAEWVEPDEVRKICPIVNTSGDIRYPVLGATYQPRAGIAKHDYVAWGLARRADEAGIDIIQDCEVTGFTVDGDRVTGVRTTRGDIACGKVALASAGSTSVLTDMLGFRVPIQSHPLQALVSELLEPVHPTIVMSNAVHVYVSQAHKGELVMGAGVDSYNGYGQRGAFHIVERQMAAAVELFPVFARAHLLRTWAGIVDVTPDASPIVGKTPYENVYLNCGWGTGGFKATPGVGWCFAHTIAHDSPHEYNAPFTLDRFVTGRLVDEHGAAAVAH; this is encoded by the coding sequence ATGAGCACCGTGGACGCGTTCTCCCGCGATCCGGCCCGGGCGGTCGCCGCCCGCACCCCGGGGGCGGACCTGCCCGAGCACCCGGACTTCCTGTGGCGCAACCCCGAGCCGAGGAAGTCCTACGACGTCGTCGTCGTCGGGGGCGGCGGGCACGGCCTGGCGACGGCGCACTACCTGGCGAAGAACCACGGGATCACGAACGTCGCGGTCCTGGAGAAGGGGTGGCTGGCGGGCGGGAACATGGCCCGCAACACCACCCTCATCCGGTCGAACTACCTCTGGGACGAGTCGGCCGGGATCTACGAGCACTCCCTGAAGCTGTGGGAGGGCCTGGAGGAGGACCTGGGGTACCCGATCCTGTTCAGCCAGCGCGGGGTGCTCAACCTCGCCCACACGCTGCAGGACGTGCGGGACTCGGTGCGGCGGGTGCAGGCCAACCGGCTCAACGGCATCGACGCCGAGTGGGTCGAACCGGACGAGGTCCGCAAGATCTGCCCGATCGTCAACACCTCCGGCGACATCCGCTACCCGGTGCTCGGAGCCACGTACCAGCCACGGGCAGGCATCGCCAAGCACGACTACGTGGCCTGGGGCCTGGCCCGGCGCGCCGACGAGGCCGGCATCGACATCATCCAGGACTGCGAGGTCACGGGTTTCACCGTCGACGGTGACCGGGTCACGGGCGTGCGGACCACGCGGGGCGACATCGCCTGCGGCAAGGTGGCGCTGGCCTCCGCGGGCAGCACCTCGGTGCTGACCGACATGCTGGGGTTCCGGGTGCCGATCCAGTCCCACCCGCTGCAGGCGCTGGTGTCGGAACTCCTCGAACCCGTGCACCCCACGATCGTCATGTCGAACGCGGTGCACGTGTACGTGTCGCAGGCGCACAAGGGCGAGCTGGTCATGGGGGCGGGCGTCGACTCCTACAACGGCTACGGGCAGCGGGGCGCTTTCCACATCGTCGAACGGCAGATGGCGGCGGCGGTGGAGCTGTTCCCGGTGTTCGCCCGGGCCCACCTGCTGCGGACCTGGGCCGGCATCGTCGACGTCACCCCGGACGCCTCGCCGATCGTGGGCAAGACCCCCTACGAGAACGTGTACCTGAACTGCGGCTGGGGGACCGGTGGTTTCAAGGCGACCCCGGGGGTGGGGTGGTGCTTCGCGCACACCATCGCCCACGACAGCCCGCACGAGTACAACGCGCCGTTCACCCTGGACCGGTTCGTGACCGGCCGGCTCGTCGACGAGCACGGCGCCGCCGCCGTGGCCCACTGA
- a CDS encoding IclR family transcriptional regulator domain-containing protein, translating into MPPHQAHRPSTVQSVDRAVSLLQALALRGSAGLTELSLDVGIHKSTVFRLLATLEARGLVEQDAGRGRYRLGQTARRLAAGATGSTDVAASAHPIAQELATTAGETVNVVISDGQEVVTVDQVTGGAIVSSSDWVGRRAPLHATAAGKVFLAAMAPAQLTAALRAGLPRLTDATITDRSALRAQLAEVRARGWASVFEEHEVGLVVIAAPLRDADGRTVGALTLGGPSYRVNAATLPGLTELLLDAAARASWRLGHLKPG; encoded by the coding sequence GTGCCCCCCCACCAGGCTCACCGCCCCTCGACGGTGCAGTCGGTCGACCGGGCCGTGTCGCTGCTGCAGGCCCTGGCCCTGCGCGGCTCGGCCGGTCTCACCGAACTGTCCCTGGACGTGGGGATCCACAAGTCCACGGTCTTCCGGCTGCTGGCGACGCTGGAGGCCCGCGGCCTGGTCGAGCAGGACGCGGGCCGCGGGCGGTACCGCCTCGGGCAGACGGCGCGCCGGCTGGCGGCCGGCGCCACCGGGAGCACCGACGTCGCCGCGTCGGCCCACCCCATCGCCCAGGAGCTGGCCACCACCGCGGGCGAGACGGTGAACGTCGTGATCAGCGACGGGCAGGAGGTCGTCACCGTCGACCAGGTCACCGGTGGTGCGATCGTGAGCAGTTCGGACTGGGTGGGCCGGCGAGCTCCGCTGCACGCCACCGCCGCCGGCAAGGTGTTCCTCGCCGCGATGGCCCCGGCGCAACTCACGGCCGCGCTGCGCGCGGGCCTGCCCCGCCTCACCGACGCCACGATCACCGACCGCTCCGCCCTGCGGGCCCAGCTGGCGGAGGTGCGCGCCCGCGGGTGGGCCTCGGTGTTCGAGGAGCATGAGGTCGGTCTCGTGGTGATCGCCGCCCCCCTGCGGGACGCCGACGGCCGGACCGTGGGGGCCCTCACCCTCGGGGGCCCCAGCTACCGCGTCAACGCCGCGACGCTGCCGGGGCTCACGGAGCTCCTCCTGGACGCCGCGGCCCGGGCCTCCTGGCGGCTGGGGCACCTGAAACCGGGCTGA
- a CDS encoding sarcosine oxidase subunit gamma, giving the protein MADTPGAVLPRTHPLADRTELTALTGGLVTPRPNLSSVLVRALPGGPAAAAAAQVLGAALPVRANTWVATERGKVVWLGPDEWLVLDDTTEPWVLEDRLRSVLAPLGGAATDVSAQRTCLRLHGPHAEEVLRAGCSLDVHPRVFGPGSAAQVNLARAGVVLLALAATGDDFEVLVRSSFAGYLAAWLIDTALEFGPHPS; this is encoded by the coding sequence ATGGCTGACACCCCGGGAGCGGTCCTGCCCCGCACCCACCCGCTGGCCGACCGCACCGAGCTGACCGCGCTGACCGGTGGGCTCGTCACCCCCCGCCCGAACCTGTCGTCGGTCCTGGTCCGGGCCCTCCCGGGAGGACCCGCCGCCGCGGCCGCGGCGCAGGTCCTGGGCGCCGCGCTCCCGGTGCGCGCGAACACCTGGGTCGCCACCGAGCGGGGCAAGGTCGTCTGGCTCGGGCCCGACGAGTGGCTCGTCCTGGACGACACCACCGAGCCGTGGGTCCTGGAGGACCGGCTGCGGTCGGTGCTGGCCCCGCTCGGCGGGGCCGCCACCGACGTCTCGGCGCAGCGCACCTGCCTGCGCCTGCACGGCCCGCACGCCGAGGAGGTGCTGCGCGCGGGGTGCTCCCTGGACGTGCACCCGCGGGTCTTCGGCCCGGGGTCGGCGGCGCAGGTGAACCTCGCGCGGGCAGGGGTCGTCCTGCTGGCCCTGGCCGCCACCGGCGACGACTTCGAGGTCCTGGTCCGCAGCTCGTTCGCGGGCTACCTGGCGGCGTGGCTGATCGACACCGCGCTGGAGTTCGGGCCCCACCCGTCCTGA